Proteins from a genomic interval of Pirellulales bacterium:
- a CDS encoding HEAT repeat domain-containing protein, with protein sequence MRQNVLLIIVAGILICVGCNSEPSTDTSKLPQPVNVTVQPTDGQPAQIAAADALGRIGQPAAQALSESLADADPIVRLQSCRALAYMGAQAKDAVPALVRALSDPEQAVREEAAAALGQVGQPAAPAVPALMQMLRGK encoded by the coding sequence ATGCGTCAAAACGTGCTGCTGATCATTGTCGCAGGAATATTGATTTGCGTGGGCTGCAACAGCGAGCCTTCCACGGATACATCCAAACTTCCGCAGCCGGTAAATGTAACAGTGCAGCCCACGGACGGTCAGCCTGCGCAAATCGCCGCCGCCGACGCTTTGGGACGCATTGGGCAACCGGCCGCGCAGGCCCTTTCAGAATCGCTCGCCGATGCCGATCCAATCGTTCGGCTGCAATCGTGCCGGGCGCTGGCTTACATGGGCGCGCAAGCCAAAGACGCCGTGCCGGCGCTGGTGCGTGCATTAAGCGATCCTGAACAGGCTGTGCGGGAAGAAGCCGCCGCGGCGCTGGGACAAGTGGGCCAACCGGCGGCCCCTGCCGTGCCCGCCCTCATGCAAATGCTGCGCGGGAAGTGA
- a CDS encoding efflux RND transporter periplasmic adaptor subunit, with protein sequence MVTVTQPQERTIHRTVAQPGMIMPYEQTAIYSKVAGFVQKWNVDIGAHVKKDDLLAEILVPELAEELKEKEALVEQQEAMVKQSEQLVHVAESNSQSAEDAVAEAQANVARYTADVERWQGELDRLNKMVKDQVVNPEVLAETQNTAKASKAAYDAAVAAVKSKESERLSAVAQVDKSKADLNAAQAQVKVAQADERRVAAMFAYTKITAPYDGVITTRNINTGDFVRPASGDASGGEEGGSTRVTSIPLFVVARTDPMMFVIGVPEMDAPYVSAGTKASLRLQALAEREYDVPVTRTSLALRNQSRTLQAEIDLPNPKDELLPGMYAYGSIEIERPKVWAIPNSAIVEIGNRMCCYLVVDGVAARTQIQAGISDGAWTEVVQWRPYPSSGQPGAWEDFNGSEHVIDGDLSEVSDGKQVAVEAAK encoded by the coding sequence ATGGTAACGGTGACGCAGCCCCAGGAGCGCACCATTCATCGCACCGTGGCCCAACCGGGAATGATTATGCCGTACGAGCAAACCGCGATTTATTCCAAAGTCGCCGGGTTCGTGCAAAAATGGAACGTGGATATTGGGGCGCACGTCAAAAAAGACGATTTGTTGGCCGAAATTCTGGTTCCTGAGTTGGCGGAAGAACTGAAGGAAAAGGAAGCCCTGGTCGAGCAGCAAGAGGCCATGGTCAAGCAAAGCGAGCAGTTGGTGCACGTGGCCGAAAGCAATTCGCAGTCTGCCGAAGACGCTGTGGCCGAAGCGCAAGCGAACGTCGCACGCTATACCGCCGACGTCGAACGCTGGCAGGGAGAGCTGGATCGGCTCAATAAAATGGTGAAGGACCAAGTGGTCAATCCGGAAGTACTGGCAGAAACGCAAAATACGGCCAAGGCGAGCAAAGCTGCTTACGATGCGGCCGTGGCGGCGGTCAAATCGAAGGAATCAGAGCGGTTGTCAGCCGTGGCCCAGGTTGATAAATCCAAGGCCGATTTGAACGCTGCCCAAGCTCAAGTGAAAGTTGCCCAAGCCGACGAGCGCCGCGTGGCCGCCATGTTTGCCTACACCAAAATTACCGCGCCTTACGACGGCGTCATCACCACACGCAACATCAATACCGGCGACTTTGTTCGTCCGGCTTCCGGCGACGCATCCGGTGGCGAGGAGGGGGGCTCCACCCGCGTAACTTCTATTCCCTTGTTCGTCGTCGCCCGCACCGATCCCATGATGTTTGTCATCGGCGTCCCCGAGATGGACGCTCCCTATGTCAGCGCCGGCACCAAAGCGTCGCTGCGGCTGCAAGCCTTGGCCGAGCGTGAATACGATGTTCCCGTCACCCGCACCTCGCTGGCCCTGCGAAATCAAAGCCGCACGTTGCAGGCCGAAATCGATCTGCCCAACCCCAAAGACGAACTGCTGCCGGGCATGTATGCCTACGGCTCGATAGAAATCGAGCGGCCCAAGGTGTGGGCCATTCCCAACTCGGCAATCGTGGAAATCGGCAATCGGATGTGTTGCTATTTGGTCGTCGATGGCGTCGCTGCTCGGACGCAAATTCAGGCCGGCATCAGCGACGGCGCCTGGACGGAAGTTGTCCAATGGCGACCCTATCCCTCCAGCGGCCAACCGGGTGCTTGGGAAGATTTCAACGGCTCCGAACACGTGATTGACGGCGATTTGTCGGAAGTTTCCGATGGCAAGCAAGTTGCCGTGGAAGCGGCAAAGTAA
- a CDS encoding thiamine pyrophosphate-dependent enzyme — MITAISALTVDGVMPVRGIDAFLELLAAGGVRHIFGNPGTTELPLNDALAGDPRFQYILGLQEVPLVAMADGFAMASRSLAVVNLHICCGLGNGMGMLYNAFREGTPLLVTAGQQDRRLKFEEPILWGRMVDVVRPWTKWAVEVERVEDLPAATRRAIQMAVTPPTGPVFMSLPMDVQSAVAEGLDLTPAGLPDRRVRPPLDGLQRAAEVLLSAKNAAILVGSRVQEADAVEELARLAERLGVPVISESGTTHGRLGFPCDHPLYAQGLPLWSPEVRQRLKDYDVLFVAGMDLLRQYVYYEPARAIPEHIRLVHLDEDPYQLGKNYPLEVGLIGDTKTGLAELEAILAQRMTDQQKKAAAQRIEDYARNHAAACKAAWQECEATGQERPLSPLAFMAAIARVLPPDVAVVEEAVTTTNTLLERLGALKNTSGYFGHRGWALGWGLGVAIGAKLAWPERPVMAILGEGAAMYGIQGLWSAAHHRIPVTFVIANNAQYQILKVGAAGLQLPHALAGKFVGMDIVEPEIDMVALANSLGVDAIRITEPDELSDAVKQSLAGDKPRLIDVPIGRSVPDRLNYG; from the coding sequence TTGATCACGGCCATCTCAGCCCTTACGGTCGACGGCGTCATGCCAGTGCGCGGAATCGATGCCTTTTTGGAACTGCTTGCCGCGGGGGGTGTGCGGCATATTTTCGGCAATCCCGGCACCACGGAATTGCCGCTGAATGATGCTTTGGCGGGCGACCCGCGCTTTCAGTACATCTTGGGCCTGCAAGAAGTACCGCTCGTGGCCATGGCCGATGGTTTCGCCATGGCTTCGCGCTCTTTGGCGGTGGTCAACTTGCACATTTGTTGCGGACTGGGCAACGGGATGGGCATGTTGTACAACGCCTTCCGCGAAGGCACGCCCCTGTTGGTTACGGCCGGCCAGCAGGATCGGCGGTTGAAATTCGAAGAGCCCATTTTATGGGGTCGCATGGTCGACGTGGTCCGCCCCTGGACCAAATGGGCCGTCGAAGTGGAGCGCGTGGAAGATTTGCCCGCCGCCACGCGCCGCGCCATTCAAATGGCTGTGACGCCACCGACTGGCCCTGTGTTTATGTCGCTGCCGATGGACGTGCAATCGGCCGTGGCCGAGGGGCTGGATTTAACTCCGGCGGGGCTGCCCGATCGCCGTGTGCGTCCGCCGCTGGATGGTTTGCAGCGAGCGGCCGAAGTTTTGCTCAGCGCGAAAAACGCCGCCATTTTAGTCGGCAGCCGTGTGCAGGAGGCTGACGCCGTGGAAGAGCTGGCTCGCTTGGCGGAGCGGTTGGGAGTGCCGGTCATTTCCGAAAGTGGCACCACGCACGGCCGGCTTGGTTTTCCCTGCGATCATCCGCTGTATGCGCAGGGCTTGCCGCTTTGGTCCCCGGAGGTGCGCCAGCGGCTGAAAGATTACGACGTGCTGTTCGTGGCCGGCATGGATTTGCTTCGGCAATACGTGTATTACGAGCCGGCCCGGGCGATTCCCGAACATATCCGGCTGGTTCATCTGGATGAAGATCCTTATCAACTGGGAAAAAATTACCCGCTGGAAGTGGGCCTAATCGGCGACACGAAAACTGGGCTGGCGGAATTAGAGGCCATCTTGGCGCAGCGAATGACAGATCAGCAGAAAAAAGCCGCAGCCCAACGCATCGAAGATTACGCCCGCAATCATGCGGCAGCCTGTAAGGCTGCCTGGCAAGAATGCGAGGCTACTGGCCAGGAGCGCCCGCTTTCGCCGCTGGCTTTCATGGCGGCGATTGCCCGCGTGCTGCCTCCAGATGTCGCCGTTGTGGAAGAAGCGGTCACCACGACCAACACGCTGTTGGAGCGATTGGGCGCGCTAAAAAACACGTCGGGATATTTTGGCCATCGCGGTTGGGCGCTGGGCTGGGGTTTAGGCGTGGCGATTGGCGCGAAGCTGGCGTGGCCGGAGCGCCCGGTCATGGCCATTTTGGGGGAAGGCGCGGCCATGTATGGCATTCAAGGATTGTGGTCGGCGGCACATCATCGCATTCCGGTCACGTTTGTGATTGCAAATAACGCCCAATATCAAATTCTCAAGGTCGGCGCGGCGGGCTTGCAACTGCCGCATGCATTGGCCGGAAAATTTGTGGGAATGGATATTGTCGAGCCAGAGATCGACATGGTGGCCCTGGCCAATTCGCTGGGGGTAGATGCAATCCGGATTACGGAGCCGGACGAGTTAAGTGATGCAGTGAAGCAATCGCTGGCCGGTGACAAACCGCGGCTGATCGACGTGCCGATCGGTCGCAGCGTGCCCGACCGGCTGAATTATGGATAG
- a CDS encoding efflux RND transporter permease subunit, which yields MRLIVFAMRHPVTTVMLVVSIVLGGCLALSRMRIDIFPPINMPQIYVFCNYGGMDPGQMEGLLVNQFEIAFQYVDGVKAIESRSISQVAVIKLSFYPDTDMAKAMASVVSQANRAQATMPPNVLPPLIMQMDAGSVPVGYLVLQSKTASLGTMGDLAQMRIRALVQSNVPGTVATSPFGTNVRAIVISVDPDRLRSYDLTPEDVVSAVQAGNFISPSGNAYIQDEMPLVPNNAMIRNAAEFGNIPIKTGQNVYVRDVGVVADATDLNYGYALVNGHKSVYLPIVKKSTASTLQVVADIHKAMPLFKSVLPDDVDLSFEFDESPTVVRSITNVGTEGLIGATLTGLMVLLFLRDWRSVLVVVANIPLALLGALFALWVTGYTINIMTLGGLALAIGILVDEATVSIENIHVQMTRTPSLARAVERGGAETAIPRFLALVCILSVFIPAFIMAEPIRSFFVPLALAVGFAMTTSYFLSSTLVPVLSVWLLKHHGKSHEEHAQGLFARVERVFGGAVKQLVLWRWVVVPVYLGVCGVLIVVVGTSLGTELFPQVGAGEFVLRFRAPPGSNFEITREIAVKALQIIEQEAGGPGSIDISMGFAGQQAPNYSMNNLILFMRGPDDGQMRIALNENFGVRLDELQERLRKVLPEKIKPWLATVLQEKGLTPDSAKQRADLVTFGFEPGDIVSEVMSFGSPTPIEVAVASPNMADSKLFAMQIKKELEKNIFLRDIGFRQSLDYPTVPVQIDRERAGLSGLTARDVADAILVSTSSSRYVARNYWRDPKTGIDYQVEVLVPTPRMNSSRQVETIPVRHVNGGDGGSNVLVRDVANVNAGSMPGEYDRNTMQRYVSLTANVEGEDLGRAGRQIHQAIETAGTPPKGVRVEVRGQITPMEEMFRSMGIGLVAAVVTILIMLTAYFESPRLALSALGAVPGVLTGVVLILFITRTTLNIESFMGSIMCVGVSLANSVMMVSFISRDWRQGKNTFEAAWSGAQERLRPILMTACAMTAGMVPMALALEHGTQMQAPLGRAVIGGLVFSTFATLFIVPAVFALLMGKKPAVSLSMHPDDPESAHYHENRGEEGSK from the coding sequence GTGAGGCTGATCGTCTTTGCCATGCGGCATCCGGTGACGACCGTGATGCTGGTTGTCTCGATTGTGCTGGGCGGCTGCCTTGCGCTATCGCGGATGCGCATCGACATTTTTCCGCCGATCAACATGCCGCAAATTTACGTCTTCTGCAATTACGGCGGCATGGACCCGGGGCAAATGGAAGGCTTGCTGGTCAACCAGTTCGAAATCGCCTTTCAGTACGTCGATGGGGTGAAGGCCATCGAATCACGCTCCATTTCGCAAGTGGCGGTCATCAAGCTCTCGTTTTATCCCGATACGGATATGGCTAAGGCCATGGCCTCGGTTGTCAGTCAGGCGAATCGCGCCCAGGCCACCATGCCCCCCAATGTGTTGCCGCCGCTGATCATGCAAATGGATGCGGGCAGCGTGCCGGTGGGTTATCTCGTGCTGCAAAGCAAAACGGCTTCGCTGGGCACGATGGGAGATTTGGCGCAAATGCGAATTCGCGCCCTCGTCCAATCCAACGTCCCCGGCACCGTGGCCACTTCCCCCTTTGGAACGAACGTGCGGGCCATCGTCATCAGCGTCGACCCCGATCGCTTGCGCTCCTACGATTTGACGCCCGAAGACGTGGTTTCCGCCGTGCAAGCCGGCAACTTTATCAGTCCGTCGGGCAACGCATACATCCAGGACGAAATGCCGCTGGTGCCCAACAATGCGATGATTCGCAATGCGGCCGAATTCGGAAATATCCCGATCAAAACCGGTCAGAACGTTTATGTGCGCGACGTCGGCGTCGTGGCCGACGCCACCGATTTGAACTACGGCTACGCTTTGGTCAACGGCCACAAATCGGTCTATTTGCCCATCGTGAAGAAAAGCACGGCGTCGACATTGCAAGTCGTGGCCGATATTCACAAAGCCATGCCGCTGTTCAAAAGCGTGCTGCCCGATGATGTGGATTTAAGTTTTGAGTTCGACGAATCGCCGACCGTGGTTCGTTCAATCACGAATGTGGGAACGGAAGGCTTGATCGGCGCCACCCTGACCGGCCTGATGGTGCTGTTGTTCCTGCGAGACTGGCGGAGCGTCCTGGTGGTCGTGGCCAACATCCCGCTGGCGCTGTTGGGCGCGCTGTTCGCGCTGTGGGTGACCGGCTACACCATCAACATCATGACGCTGGGTGGTTTGGCGCTGGCGATTGGCATTTTGGTCGACGAGGCCACCGTATCGATCGAAAACATTCACGTCCAAATGACGCGCACCCCGTCGTTGGCCAGGGCCGTGGAACGGGGCGGCGCGGAAACCGCCATTCCACGATTTTTGGCCCTGGTCTGTATTTTGTCGGTCTTCATCCCGGCCTTCATTATGGCCGAGCCCATCCGGTCGTTTTTCGTGCCGCTGGCACTGGCCGTGGGCTTTGCCATGACGACTTCGTACTTTCTCTCCAGCACGCTGGTGCCCGTATTGTCGGTTTGGCTGCTCAAGCATCATGGCAAATCGCACGAAGAGCACGCACAAGGGCTGTTTGCACGCGTGGAGCGCGTGTTCGGCGGTGCGGTCAAGCAGCTTGTTCTCTGGCGCTGGGTCGTGGTTCCGGTCTATTTGGGCGTGTGCGGCGTGCTGATTGTCGTGGTGGGAACCAGCCTGGGAACGGAGTTATTCCCGCAAGTAGGGGCAGGAGAGTTCGTCTTGCGGTTTCGTGCTCCGCCGGGATCGAATTTTGAAATTACCCGCGAAATCGCCGTAAAAGCGCTGCAAATTATCGAGCAAGAGGCGGGCGGTCCCGGCAGCATCGACATTTCGATGGGCTTTGCCGGACAGCAAGCGCCCAACTACTCGATGAACAATTTGATTTTGTTCATGCGCGGTCCCGACGATGGCCAAATGCGCATCGCGCTGAATGAAAACTTCGGCGTGCGGCTGGATGAATTGCAGGAGCGCCTGCGAAAAGTGCTGCCGGAAAAAATCAAGCCCTGGCTGGCCACAGTGCTTCAGGAGAAAGGGCTAACTCCTGACTCCGCCAAACAACGGGCCGATTTAGTGACCTTCGGATTCGAGCCCGGCGACATCGTCAGCGAGGTGATGAGCTTCGGCTCTCCCACGCCCATCGAAGTGGCCGTGGCCAGCCCCAACATGGCCGATTCCAAATTGTTCGCCATGCAAATTAAAAAGGAACTCGAAAAGAACATCTTTCTAAGGGATATCGGCTTTCGCCAATCGCTGGATTACCCGACGGTGCCCGTACAAATTGATCGGGAACGGGCCGGCCTCAGCGGCTTAACCGCGCGGGACGTCGCCGACGCCATTTTGGTCAGCACTTCGTCCAGCCGTTACGTGGCCCGGAATTACTGGCGCGACCCAAAAACGGGCATCGATTACCAGGTGGAAGTGCTGGTGCCGACGCCACGCATGAATTCCTCACGGCAAGTGGAAACCATTCCGGTGCGGCACGTCAACGGCGGCGACGGCGGCTCCAACGTGTTGGTCCGCGACGTCGCCAACGTCAATGCCGGCTCGATGCCCGGTGAATACGACCGTAACACCATGCAGCGGTATGTGAGCTTGACCGCCAATGTGGAAGGGGAAGATTTGGGCCGCGCGGGACGACAAATTCACCAAGCCATTGAAACCGCCGGCACGCCCCCCAAGGGCGTGCGCGTGGAAGTGCGCGGACAAATCACGCCCATGGAAGAAATGTTCCGCTCAATGGGCATCGGATTGGTCGCGGCGGTGGTCACCATTTTGATTATGCTCACCGCGTATTTCGAATCGCCCCGTTTGGCGCTGTCGGCGCTGGGCGCGGTGCCAGGCGTGTTGACGGGGGTCGTTTTGATTCTGTTCATTACCAGGACCACGCTGAACATTGAATCGTTCATGGGGTCCATCATGTGCGTCGGCGTTTCGCTGGCCAACTCGGTGATGATGGTTTCGTTTATTTCCCGCGATTGGCGGCAAGGAAAAAACACGTTTGAGGCGGCCTGGTCGGGCGCACAGGAACGGTTACGGCCCATTTTAATGACCGCTTGTGCCATGACGGCCGGCATGGTGCCGATGGCCTTGGCGCTGGAACACGGCACCCAAATGCAAGCGCCATTGGGGCGCGCGGTCATCGGCGGCTTGGTGTTTTCCACTTTTGCCACCCTATTTATTGTGCCGGCCGTGTTTGCGCTGCTGATGGGCAAGAAACCTGCGGTTTCGTTGTCGATGCACCCGGACGATCCGGAAAGCGCCCATTACCATGAAAATCGCGGAGAAGAGGGGAGTAAATGA
- a CDS encoding VOC family protein, with product MPAPLPISALNHVALVTRRLDASKQFYCQALGFQEVPRPNFKFTGAWLYGHGLCIHLLGHDQSAGEVTVPPGGEIRTRDYHMALHTNDLPAVERLLQEHGIPFRRNQQADTGVQQLFFRDPDGFHIEVGTYPSSSKNGSS from the coding sequence ATGCCTGCCCCCCTGCCAATTTCGGCTCTCAACCACGTCGCCCTGGTCACGCGCCGTCTCGATGCTAGCAAGCAGTTTTATTGCCAAGCGCTGGGTTTTCAGGAAGTGCCCCGGCCGAATTTCAAGTTTACCGGTGCGTGGCTCTACGGACATGGACTGTGCATTCATTTGCTCGGCCACGACCAATCTGCGGGCGAAGTGACCGTGCCGCCGGGCGGCGAAATTCGCACTCGCGATTATCACATGGCGCTGCATACTAACGATCTACCGGCGGTCGAACGTTTGCTCCAAGAACACGGCATTCCATTCCGGCGAAATCAACAAGCCGACACCGGCGTTCAGCAGTTGTTTTTCCGCGACCCCGACGGCTTTCACATCGAAGTGGGCACGTACCCGTCGTCGTCGAAGAATGGCTCGAGTTAA
- a CDS encoding TolC family protein produces MKSSFKLAICILLVPWPFSGVYAQNTEMVPPGQPAAGYSPSDQPANSYVPPPGQPNGGYISPQGQPAAGISAQQNHPVGNIDPRPNYQLQPPSAPRPCPSSYVSPEPASGFAPDLINATGAPDIAAAQPEQTDQTLPINLATAMRLADARPLVIQAAVASEMTAAGRLQQAQVLWVPDLILGSDYQRHDGGQERTTGDVSINDRNQFLTGGGLKAIFALTDAIYTPLAAQQLYRARNYDIQAAKNDALLSMTDAYFLVQQARGVLAGSEDSVAKGKELVKTVQSLAQGLAAPIEIQRAETTLAELEQQATTAREDWRVNSANLTRVLRLNPAAVVVPLEAPHLQVTVVPPEETVDQLIPEGLLGRPELASQQSVVKATIDRLKQERMRPLIPSLVVQGSANPSDTLGAGFYEANLTGHDPVSTGRSDWDFQVIWQLQNLGAGNAGLVHERQGEQRQAMVELFRLQDQVAAEIAQAQAQVVAAATRIKQAEYGLAAAEVSFEGNLKGLSETIQVGNQLQLVIRPQEVTAALLQLRQAYSDYYSSVNDYNRAEFRLYHALGYPAQQVTCNPAWGDVQPIDGQRPPQMAPAVAAAYKPAEHR; encoded by the coding sequence GTGAAAAGTAGCTTTAAACTGGCCATTTGCATATTGCTTGTTCCTTGGCCGTTTTCTGGCGTCTACGCCCAGAATACGGAAATGGTTCCGCCGGGGCAGCCGGCCGCCGGTTATTCTCCGTCCGATCAGCCAGCTAACAGCTACGTTCCGCCTCCCGGGCAGCCGAATGGTGGTTACATTTCTCCACAAGGTCAGCCGGCCGCGGGAATTAGTGCGCAGCAAAACCATCCGGTTGGAAATATCGATCCGCGACCGAATTACCAGCTTCAACCACCTTCCGCGCCACGACCGTGCCCAAGTTCCTACGTATCGCCGGAGCCGGCGTCCGGTTTTGCGCCTGATCTCATCAACGCAACCGGTGCCCCCGATATTGCGGCGGCACAGCCCGAGCAAACTGATCAAACTCTGCCTATTAATTTGGCTACAGCCATGCGGCTGGCGGATGCTCGGCCGTTGGTCATTCAAGCGGCCGTGGCAAGCGAAATGACTGCAGCCGGGCGCCTCCAACAAGCGCAGGTGTTGTGGGTGCCCGACCTGATTTTGGGGAGCGATTACCAACGCCACGATGGCGGCCAAGAGCGAACGACCGGCGATGTGTCGATCAATGACCGCAATCAATTTTTGACCGGCGGCGGACTGAAGGCGATTTTCGCCCTGACCGACGCCATTTACACGCCGCTGGCCGCTCAGCAACTTTATCGGGCCCGAAATTACGACATTCAAGCGGCGAAAAACGACGCCCTGCTTTCCATGACCGACGCCTATTTCTTGGTTCAGCAAGCGCGCGGCGTGCTGGCCGGCTCCGAGGATTCGGTTGCCAAAGGGAAAGAATTAGTGAAAACCGTGCAGTCGCTGGCGCAAGGCCTGGCCGCACCGATCGAAATCCAACGGGCTGAAACGACACTGGCCGAGTTGGAACAACAAGCGACGACCGCGCGTGAAGATTGGCGCGTGAACAGTGCGAACCTGACGCGCGTTCTCCGGCTCAATCCGGCGGCGGTAGTTGTGCCGTTGGAGGCGCCGCACCTGCAAGTCACCGTGGTTCCGCCGGAGGAAACCGTGGATCAGCTCATTCCGGAAGGATTGCTCGGCCGCCCGGAATTGGCGTCGCAACAGTCGGTGGTAAAGGCCACGATCGATCGACTCAAACAAGAGCGCATGCGTCCGCTGATTCCCAGCCTGGTGGTGCAAGGCTCCGCCAACCCAAGCGACACTTTGGGAGCGGGCTTTTACGAAGCCAACCTCACGGGTCATGATCCGGTTTCGACCGGCCGCAGCGATTGGGATTTCCAAGTGATATGGCAACTGCAAAACCTGGGGGCCGGGAACGCCGGCTTAGTACACGAGCGCCAGGGAGAACAGCGGCAAGCGATGGTCGAATTATTCCGCCTTCAAGATCAAGTGGCTGCCGAGATTGCGCAAGCACAGGCCCAAGTGGTGGCGGCCGCGACGCGGATTAAACAGGCCGAATACGGCTTAGCCGCCGCCGAGGTTTCGTTCGAAGGCAACTTGAAAGGGTTGAGCGAAACCATTCAGGTCGGCAATCAACTGCAATTGGTCATTCGCCCGCAGGAAGTGACCGCGGCCCTGCTGCAATTGCGGCAGGCTTACAGCGATTATTACTCCAGTGTGAACGACTACAACCGCGCCGAATTTCGGCTGTATCACGCGCTGGGTTATCCCGCACAACAAGTCACCTGCAACCCGGCCTGGGGCGATGTGCAACCGATCGACGGGCAGCGCCCGCCGCAAATGGCGCCAGCCGTAGCGGCAGCGTATAAGCCGGCAGAGCACCGCTAA
- a CDS encoding porin, protein MINRFLIVIVAVIVLPLIGAGAAHAQTDTPPPAVFNPAVAFDGAGASNPASAADLQRLYNRLEQQDEELRQLRDQLGTLQNEVRVLPPVSNGEFPAPQPAGVVPAGAAESPQVFQLQDRLDAMEKRLDDQAAQHPSVGNSSADGYEVGSDLHFSATWNKGLQFETPNKDFRFHVGGVLQFDLNYFDNPPGIQNPASKGGIGPQPDSLDFRRIRLRMDGTMYEVFDWIVQVDFANMVTPAGTPNAQSPATTSPAFDEMYINWGDIPYIGNLRFGNIKEPMGFEHMMTDSQLPFMERSYLQDFVFGPFNGGYAPGIEMINWRQDLSATWSLGWFGADDDQFGFSLGNDYAGTGRLTWCPYYDEPSGGAYMMHLGVSGSVQSTDEGFVRLRTRGDIRSGPPGILNPIYVDTNYTGTINANSQNIFCGEFACVMGSFSVVAEYAGSTIPNATISGVDHGTPLFQGGYVQCAYLLTGEHEVYDRKRATFERIVPYENAFWVHDANGNCCHGWGAWQILARYNTIDLNDNGITGGELNSFTLGLNWIWNAQARMQFNYDFTDRSAVKTTPQADINSVGTRFSFDF, encoded by the coding sequence GTGATCAATCGCTTTTTAATTGTCATTGTCGCAGTCATCGTGTTGCCGCTCATTGGCGCAGGCGCTGCGCACGCCCAAACCGATACGCCGCCGCCTGCTGTTTTCAATCCGGCTGTTGCTTTCGATGGGGCGGGTGCTTCGAATCCTGCTTCCGCAGCCGATTTGCAAAGACTCTACAACCGGCTGGAACAGCAGGACGAAGAACTGCGCCAATTGCGCGATCAGTTGGGCACGCTGCAAAACGAAGTCCGCGTGTTGCCCCCCGTCTCGAACGGCGAATTTCCGGCGCCGCAGCCTGCCGGAGTTGTTCCCGCCGGCGCGGCCGAAAGCCCGCAAGTTTTCCAGCTGCAAGACCGCCTGGACGCCATGGAAAAGCGGCTGGACGATCAAGCGGCCCAGCATCCGTCCGTCGGCAACAGCAGCGCCGATGGTTACGAAGTGGGCAGCGATTTGCATTTCTCGGCGACTTGGAATAAGGGCTTGCAGTTCGAAACGCCCAATAAGGATTTTCGCTTTCACGTGGGCGGCGTGCTGCAATTCGATTTGAATTATTTCGACAATCCGCCGGGAATTCAAAATCCCGCATCCAAGGGCGGCATCGGCCCGCAGCCCGATTCGCTCGATTTCCGCCGCATCCGGCTCCGCATGGACGGCACCATGTATGAAGTGTTCGACTGGATCGTGCAGGTCGACTTCGCGAACATGGTCACACCCGCCGGCACGCCCAACGCGCAGTCTCCGGCCACCACAAGCCCAGCCTTCGACGAAATGTACATCAATTGGGGCGACATCCCGTACATCGGAAATTTGCGTTTCGGCAACATCAAGGAGCCGATGGGCTTTGAACACATGATGACCGATTCGCAGTTGCCGTTCATGGAGCGTTCGTATTTGCAGGACTTTGTGTTCGGCCCATTCAACGGCGGTTATGCGCCAGGCATCGAGATGATCAATTGGCGTCAGGATCTGTCTGCCACGTGGTCTCTAGGTTGGTTTGGCGCCGACGACGACCAATTTGGCTTCAGCTTGGGCAACGATTATGCGGGCACCGGCCGACTCACGTGGTGTCCTTATTATGATGAACCGTCGGGTGGCGCCTACATGATGCACTTGGGAGTGTCCGGCAGCGTTCAAAGCACCGACGAAGGGTTTGTGCGGTTGCGAACACGGGGCGATATTCGCAGCGGACCGCCAGGTATTTTGAATCCGATTTATGTCGACACCAATTATACCGGCACCATTAACGCCAATTCGCAAAACATTTTTTGCGGCGAATTTGCCTGCGTGATGGGCTCGTTCAGCGTGGTCGCGGAATATGCCGGCTCGACAATTCCCAACGCTACAATTTCCGGCGTCGATCACGGTACGCCGCTGTTTCAGGGCGGTTACGTTCAGTGCGCATATTTGTTGACCGGCGAACACGAAGTTTACGACCGCAAACGGGCCACGTTTGAGCGAATTGTGCCGTACGAAAATGCATTCTGGGTTCACGACGCCAACGGCAATTGCTGCCACGGCTGGGGCGCGTGGCAAATTTTAGCGCGGTATAACACCATTGATCTGAACGACAACGGCATTACCGGCGGCGAGCTCAACAGCTTCACCTTGGGCCTGAATTGGATTTGGAATGCCCAGGCCCGGATGCAGTTTAACTACGATTTCACCGACCGCAGCGCCGTCAAAACCACGCCGCAAGCGGATATCAACTCGGTGGGCACGCGGTTTAGCTTCGATTTTTGA